The following proteins are co-located in the Streptococcus downei MFe28 genome:
- a CDS encoding alpha/beta fold hydrolase, translating into MTQLIKKLMIAVIVSILIGGVVGFQMWKKYQSQSPIQAYGKLVTVGGRKMNIYQIGKGKQTLVFIPGQGEPAPKASFTNLAKQLKNKYRLVFVEPLGSGLSDDTPKPRTSKNIVSEIHEALQKAGIKKGYFLAGHSIGGIYGLQYVKTYGSDVKGFIGIDSSTPGMEGGDEG; encoded by the coding sequence ATGACTCAATTGATAAAAAAACTGATGATAGCTGTGATAGTCTCAATCTTAATCGGAGGAGTCGTCGGCTTTCAAATGTGGAAAAAGTACCAATCCCAATCCCCCATTCAAGCTTACGGTAAGCTGGTTACAGTCGGTGGTCGCAAGATGAATATTTATCAAATAGGAAAAGGCAAGCAGACCTTGGTTTTTATTCCTGGACAAGGCGAACCAGCTCCTAAGGCTAGTTTTACAAATCTAGCCAAGCAATTAAAAAACAAGTACCGTTTAGTTTTCGTTGAGCCACTTGGCTCGGGATTATCCGATGATACGCCAAAGCCACGGACTTCAAAAAATATTGTTTCAGAGATCCATGAAGCTCTCCAAAAGGCAGGAATCAAGAAGGGCTATTTCCTTGCCGGTCATTCTATTGGCGGTATCTATGGTCTTCAGTATGTGAAAACCTATGGCAGTGATGTTAAAGGATTTATTGGTATTGACTCTTCTACACCGGGTATGGAAGGGGGGGATGAAGGTTGA
- a CDS encoding M13 family metallopeptidase has protein sequence MIGYPETYSDLYRNYQVDPTKSFFENDYNYHVLSNKMAFSEFNKLNDREEWKMSANAVNAYYNPNTNAIIFPAAVLQAPFFSKENTISQNYGGIGAIIGHEISHSFDINGMKYDENGNLHDWWTKKDLAMYKKKTRAMVKQWDGLKADGGKVDGKATLAENIADNGGVMVALETLKKEKAPNYKEFFYAWASIWRQKATKEYGKFSVESDAHAPYELRANIPVRNFKEYYDTFDVKKGDPMYLPENKRITIW, from the coding sequence ATGATAGGCTACCCTGAAACCTATTCTGATCTTTACCGTAATTATCAGGTGGACCCTACGAAATCATTTTTTGAAAATGACTACAATTACCACGTCCTATCCAACAAGATGGCCTTTTCTGAGTTTAATAAGCTTAATGACCGTGAAGAGTGGAAAATGAGTGCCAATGCAGTCAATGCTTACTATAATCCCAATACCAATGCTATTATTTTCCCAGCTGCTGTTTTGCAGGCCCCATTTTTCAGTAAAGAGAATACAATCAGCCAAAATTATGGGGGAATAGGTGCTATTATCGGTCATGAAATTTCCCATTCTTTTGATATTAATGGAATGAAGTACGATGAAAATGGGAATTTACATGATTGGTGGACCAAAAAGGACCTGGCTATGTATAAAAAGAAAACCAGAGCCATGGTTAAACAATGGGATGGCTTAAAGGCAGATGGCGGAAAAGTTGATGGCAAAGCGACATTGGCGGAAAATATCGCTGATAACGGCGGTGTCATGGTGGCTCTTGAAACGTTGAAAAAAGAAAAAGCTCCTAATTACAAGGAATTCTTTTATGCTTGGGCAAGTATATGGCGTCAAAAGGCAACCAAGGAATATGGTAAATTTTCCGTTGAATCTGATGCGCATGCACCTTATGAACTCAGGGCCAATATTCCTGTTAGAAACTTTAAAGAGTACTACGATACCTTTGATGTTAAAAAAGGTGATCCCATGTACCTTCCAGAGAATAAACGGATCACGATTTGGTAG
- a CDS encoding alpha/beta hydrolase — translation MTDLFIKESGQQNAQTIVFLHASGSSSKMWQHHMDALGRDFHCLAIDLPGHGNSRDVEWTNFDHVTEMIADIIKDKAHGKSHLVGLSLGGGLVLTLLEKHADLFDRALVDGMCHHPIKGHRKVIVAVCVTSFLKNTGLIAKVMSKMMAKDGVTEEDYQSFVADLQQASSRSFRRAMSQANLLTTNLTCDNPVFYVSGGKESDSIHESHKLLASQNATSECAYYPDKGHAWLFSDVTTHIQLIHYFMQGYAFPNRLRHFSRD, via the coding sequence ATGACGGACTTGTTTATCAAAGAAAGTGGTCAGCAAAATGCACAGACGATAGTTTTCTTGCACGCTTCCGGATCTAGCAGTAAGATGTGGCAGCATCACATGGATGCGCTTGGAAGGGACTTTCATTGCCTAGCTATTGACCTGCCTGGGCATGGCAATAGCCGCGATGTAGAGTGGACAAACTTTGACCATGTGACCGAAATGATTGCTGACATCATCAAAGATAAGGCGCATGGCAAATCGCATCTGGTTGGTCTTTCACTGGGTGGCGGTCTTGTTTTGACATTGTTGGAGAAACATGCTGATTTATTTGACCGTGCCCTTGTAGATGGCATGTGTCATCATCCAATCAAAGGTCATCGTAAGGTCATTGTGGCTGTCTGCGTCACGTCATTTCTCAAAAATACTGGTCTGATTGCCAAGGTTATGAGCAAGATGATGGCAAAGGATGGAGTTACTGAAGAGGACTATCAAAGCTTTGTTGCCGATTTGCAGCAAGCTTCAAGCCGATCCTTTCGCCGTGCTATGTCGCAAGCTAATCTCTTAACTACCAATCTCACTTGTGACAATCCTGTCTTCTATGTTTCGGGAGGGAAGGAATCCGATTCAATTCATGAGTCGCACAAGCTACTAGCCAGCCAAAACGCAACAAGCGAATGTGCTTACTATCCTGATAAAGGCCATGCCTGGTTATTTAGTGATGTAACGACACACATTCAGCTCATCCACTATTTCATGCAGGGTTATGCTTTCCCAAACAGGTTACGACACTTTAGCAGAGACTAA
- the era gene encoding GTPase Era: MTFKSGFVAILGRPNVGKSTFLNHVMGQKIAIMSDKAQTTRNKIMGIYTTDQEQIVFIDTPGIHKPKTALGDFMVESAYSTLREVETVLFMVPADEERGKGDNMIMERLKAAKIPVILVINKIDQVHPDQLLEKIDDFRSQMDFKEIVPISALQGNNIETLMMILKDNLEEGYQYFPEDQITDHPERFLVSEMIREKVLLLTQQEVPHSVAVVIESMKRDEETDKVHIRATIMVERDSQKGIIIGKKGSMLKKIGQLARRDIELMLGDKVFLETWVKVKKNWRDKKLDLADFGYNKKEY, encoded by the coding sequence ATGACATTTAAATCAGGTTTTGTAGCAATCTTAGGTCGTCCCAATGTCGGCAAATCAACCTTTTTGAATCATGTCATGGGGCAAAAGATTGCCATCATGAGCGATAAGGCACAGACTACTCGCAATAAGATTATGGGGATTTACACAACCGACCAAGAGCAGATTGTTTTCATCGACACACCGGGGATTCACAAGCCCAAAACGGCCTTGGGTGATTTTATGGTCGAGTCAGCCTATTCTACACTCCGTGAGGTTGAAACGGTACTTTTTATGGTACCAGCCGACGAGGAACGTGGCAAGGGTGACAATATGATTATGGAGCGGCTCAAAGCTGCTAAGATTCCTGTTATTTTGGTCATCAATAAAATAGACCAGGTCCACCCTGACCAGCTTTTGGAAAAGATTGATGATTTTCGCTCCCAGATGGACTTCAAGGAAATCGTTCCAATCTCTGCCTTGCAGGGCAATAATATTGAAACCCTCATGATGATTCTCAAGGATAATTTGGAGGAAGGCTATCAATATTTCCCAGAGGACCAGATTACAGACCACCCAGAACGCTTCTTGGTATCGGAAATGATTCGTGAGAAGGTTCTCCTTTTGACCCAACAGGAAGTGCCTCATTCGGTTGCTGTCGTTATTGAATCCATGAAAAGGGACGAAGAAACCGACAAGGTTCATATTCGGGCAACTATCATGGTTGAACGCGATAGCCAAAAAGGCATTATCATCGGTAAAAAGGGCAGCATGCTCAAGAAGATCGGCCAGCTGGCTCGCCGCGATATTGAGCTTATGCTGGGTGACAAGGTCTTTCTCGAAACCTGGGTCAAGGTCAAGAAAAACTGGCGCGACAAGAAGCTGGACCTAGCCGACTTTGGTTATAATAAGAAAGAGTATTGA
- the dagK gene encoding diacylglycerol kinase yields the protein MDLRETNSPKKWKNRTLTSSLEFALTGILTAFKEERNMRKHAVSAILAILAGLIFRISAIEWLLLLLAVFLVITFEIINSAIENVVDLASNYHFSMLAKNAKDMAAGAVLMISGYAVVTGLIIFVPKIWQLIFH from the coding sequence ATGGACTTACGCGAGACTAATTCACCCAAGAAATGGAAAAACCGAACCCTGACCTCCAGTCTAGAGTTTGCCCTGACAGGGATTCTCACCGCCTTCAAGGAAGAGCGCAATATGCGAAAACACGCTGTATCAGCGATTCTGGCTATCTTGGCTGGCCTGATTTTTCGCATTTCAGCCATTGAGTGGCTATTACTTTTGCTGGCAGTCTTCTTGGTTATCACCTTTGAAATCATCAATTCAGCCATTGAAAATGTAGTTGACCTAGCCAGTAATTATCACTTTTCCATGTTGGCTAAAAATGCCAAGGATATGGCAGCTGGTGCAGTTCTGATGATTTCGGGCTATGCGGTTGTCACAGGCCTCATCATCTTTGTGCCAAAAATCTGGCAACTCATCTTTCACTAA
- the ybeY gene encoding rRNA maturation RNase YbeY has translation MYIEMLDETKQVSQEMMDKIKDMLNFAAKKLGKENKEMAITFVDNEKIHQINLDYRDMDRPTDVVSLEYKPETDIVFSEEDLETDPDLAAVMEDYDAYIGELFISVDKAHEQAESYGHSFEREMGFLAVHGFLHINGYDHYTPEEEKEMFTLQEEILTAYGLTRD, from the coding sequence ATGTATATTGAAATGCTAGACGAGACCAAGCAGGTCTCACAAGAAATGATGGATAAAATCAAGGATATGCTCAATTTTGCCGCTAAAAAATTGGGCAAGGAAAACAAGGAGATGGCCATCACCTTTGTTGATAATGAGAAAATCCATCAGATTAATCTTGACTATCGGGATATGGACCGGCCAACTGATGTGGTTAGTCTGGAATACAAACCTGAAACAGACATCGTTTTCTCTGAGGAGGACTTGGAGACCGACCCTGATTTAGCAGCCGTGATGGAGGATTATGATGCCTACATTGGCGAGCTCTTCATCTCAGTCGACAAAGCTCATGAACAGGCTGAGAGTTATGGCCACAGTTTTGAGCGAGAAATGGGCTTTTTGGCCGTGCATGGTTTTTTGCACATCAATGGCTACGACCATTACACCCCTGAAGAAGAAAAAGAAATGTTCACCCTACAGGAAGAGATTTTGACAGCCTATGGACTTACGCGAGACTAA
- a CDS encoding formate/nitrite transporter family protein yields MTFSQKIQAACRAKEELIDQHMVRYAVKSIFAGAFLTLSTGVGGIAADVINQIHPSLGRFVFPFIFSFGLVYILFLNSELVTSNMMYLTAGAYYRYISVKKVLKILVVCTLFNLVGAALIAALFNQSFAYTLVTPKSFLVGVVQTKLAKTSSQIFFDAIIANIFVNIAILSYLLVKDQTAKTILVISAIFMFVFMNAEHLVANFSSFLLMGFNSVHLDGYNLANILRHWGISFIGNWIGGGLLIGAAYAFLNKKENQ; encoded by the coding sequence ATGACCTTTTCACAAAAAATTCAGGCAGCCTGTCGGGCCAAGGAAGAACTGATAGACCAGCATATGGTCCGCTATGCTGTTAAGTCCATCTTTGCTGGAGCCTTTCTGACCCTTTCCACGGGCGTTGGTGGTATTGCAGCCGATGTCATCAATCAGATTCATCCCAGCCTCGGTCGCTTCGTCTTTCCTTTCATCTTTAGCTTCGGCCTGGTCTATATTCTCTTTTTAAACTCCGAGCTAGTCACTTCAAACATGATGTACCTGACCGCTGGGGCCTACTACCGCTACATTTCCGTCAAGAAGGTCCTGAAAATTTTGGTCGTCTGCACCCTCTTCAATCTGGTCGGGGCAGCCTTGATTGCCGCCCTCTTTAATCAAAGTTTCGCCTACACCTTGGTGACCCCAAAGAGTTTCCTCGTCGGTGTCGTCCAAACCAAGCTGGCCAAGACCTCTAGCCAGATTTTCTTTGATGCCATTATTGCTAATATCTTTGTTAATATTGCCATCCTCTCCTACCTTCTAGTCAAGGACCAGACAGCCAAGACTATTCTAGTCATCTCGGCCATCTTTATGTTTGTCTTTATGAACGCAGAACACTTGGTGGCCAACTTCTCTTCCTTCCTCTTAATGGGCTTTAATTCCGTCCATCTGGATGGTTACAATCTGGCCAATATCCTGCGCCACTGGGGAATTTCCTTCATCGGAAACTGGATTGGTGGTGGCCTCCTTATCGGGGCGGCCTACGCCTTTCTCAATAAGAAGGAGAACCAGTAA
- a CDS encoding PhoH family protein, producing MQDYSVDITLKHPDDLMALFGSNERHLKLIEENTGVVIHARTEVVQILSDDQESLELARLTIEALLVLVGRGMLINTSDVVTALSMAQNGTIDKFVALYEEEIIKDNYGKPIRVKTLGQKVYVDSVKNHDVVFGIGPAGTGKTFLAVTLAVTALKRGQVKRIILTRPAVEAGESLGFLPGDLKEKVDPYLRPVYDALYQILGKDQTTRLMEREIIEIAPLAYMRGRTLDDAFVILDEAQNTTIMQMKMFLTRLGFNSKMIVNGDSSQIDLPRNSHSGLLDAIEKLKNIRQIDFVYLSAKDVVRHPVVAEIIRAYENEE from the coding sequence TTGCAGGACTATTCTGTTGATATTACCCTAAAACATCCAGATGACCTCATGGCCCTTTTTGGCAGCAATGAGCGTCACCTGAAATTGATTGAAGAAAATACGGGCGTGGTCATCCATGCTAGAACTGAAGTGGTGCAGATTTTGAGCGATGACCAGGAATCCCTGGAGCTTGCCCGCTTGACCATTGAGGCTCTTTTAGTTCTGGTGGGCCGAGGCATGCTGATTAACACTTCCGATGTGGTGACCGCCTTGAGCATGGCTCAAAACGGCACCATTGACAAGTTTGTCGCCCTCTATGAAGAAGAGATTATCAAGGATAATTATGGCAAGCCCATTCGGGTCAAGACCCTGGGTCAGAAGGTCTATGTGGATAGTGTCAAGAACCATGATGTGGTCTTTGGCATCGGTCCAGCTGGGACAGGAAAGACCTTCCTAGCTGTAACCTTAGCGGTTACGGCCCTCAAGCGGGGTCAGGTTAAGCGGATTATCCTAACTAGGCCAGCGGTTGAAGCTGGCGAAAGTCTTGGCTTTTTGCCAGGCGACCTCAAGGAAAAGGTTGACCCCTACCTGCGGCCGGTCTATGATGCCCTCTATCAGATTTTGGGGAAGGATCAGACGACACGGCTCATGGAGCGCGAAATCATTGAGATTGCCCCCTTGGCCTATATGCGGGGACGTACTCTGGATGATGCCTTTGTCATTCTCGATGAGGCTCAGAACACAACTATTATGCAGATGAAAATGTTTCTGACTCGGCTGGGCTTTAATTCTAAGATGATTGTCAACGGGGACAGCAGTCAGATTGACCTGCCTCGAAATAGTCATTCAGGCTTACTGGATGCCATTGAAAAGCTGAAAAATATTCGTCAGATTGACTTTGTCTACCTGTCTGCCAAGGACGTGGTCCGCCACCCAGTCGTGGCTGAAATCATCAGGGCCTACGAGAATGAAGAGTAG
- a CDS encoding YozE family protein produces the protein MRKSFYTWLMTQRNPKSQEPAALLADLAFNDSTFPKHTDDFEEVSRYLEDQASFSFNLGQFDQIWEDYLAH, from the coding sequence ATGAGAAAATCTTTTTATACTTGGCTGATGACGCAACGCAATCCCAAATCCCAGGAACCAGCAGCCCTGTTGGCAGACCTAGCCTTTAACGATAGCACCTTCCCAAAACACACCGATGACTTCGAAGAAGTCAGCCGCTATCTGGAAGATCAGGCCAGCTTTAGCTTTAACCTAGGCCAATTCGACCAAATTTGGGAAGACTATCTGGCCCATTAG
- the msrA gene encoding peptide-methionine (S)-S-oxide reductase MsrA, with amino-acid sequence MERAIFAGGCFWCMVQPFETYPGVQSVLSGYTGGHVINPSYEEVCTGQTGHTEAVEIIYDETQVSYQKLLEIYWAQTDPTDAFGQFQDRGDNYRPVIFYENEQQKELAEASKADLQASGRFDAPIVTKIEPAQTFYPAEGYHQQFYKKNPLRYALSSELRHQFLKEHW; translated from the coding sequence ATGGAGCGAGCAATTTTTGCGGGTGGCTGTTTTTGGTGTATGGTCCAACCCTTCGAGACCTATCCTGGGGTTCAGTCAGTTCTATCAGGCTATACGGGAGGTCATGTCATTAACCCTAGCTATGAAGAGGTTTGTACTGGACAGACTGGCCATACCGAGGCTGTTGAGATCATCTATGACGAGACTCAGGTTTCTTATCAAAAACTCTTAGAGATTTACTGGGCTCAGACCGACCCCACCGATGCCTTTGGTCAATTCCAGGATCGTGGCGACAATTACCGTCCGGTCATTTTCTATGAGAATGAGCAGCAAAAAGAGCTGGCAGAGGCCTCCAAGGCTGATTTACAGGCATCTGGTCGCTTCGATGCTCCCATTGTCACTAAGATAGAACCTGCCCAGACCTTCTATCCAGCGGAGGGCTACCACCAGCAGTTCTACAAGAAGAATCCCTTACGCTATGCTCTTTCAAGCGAGCTTCGTCATCAATTTTTAAAGGAGCATTGGTAA
- a CDS encoding tyrosine-protein kinase: protein MGYLELASNKEKLMDKAKEYYNSIRANIQFSGSDIKVIALTSVQPKEGKSTTSMSLAVSFARAGYRTLLVDADTRNSVMMGSFKPDAPLKGLTDFLSGHADLQTTISRTSVPNLTMIPSGQVPPNPTALFQSDNFKRMIEAVREHYDYVLIDTPPIGKVVDAAIIAQDCDASIMITEAGVIRRRFIRKAIEQMEKSGAQFLGVILNKVDEKSENYGNYGSYGSYGDYGKPSSKDKSEHTSHLRRAK from the coding sequence ATGGGATACTTAGAATTAGCTAGTAACAAAGAAAAATTGATGGATAAGGCTAAGGAATACTACAATTCCATCCGAGCTAATATCCAGTTTAGTGGTAGTGACATCAAGGTCATTGCTTTGACCTCGGTTCAACCCAAAGAAGGGAAGTCCACGACAAGCATGAGCTTGGCAGTATCTTTCGCCCGTGCGGGCTACCGGACCCTTCTGGTTGATGCGGATACCAGAAACTCTGTCATGATGGGGAGCTTTAAACCTGATGCTCCCCTTAAGGGTCTGACCGACTTCTTGTCAGGACATGCTGACTTGCAGACCACTATCAGTCGGACCAGCGTTCCTAACCTGACTATGATTCCTTCGGGACAGGTCCCACCAAATCCGACGGCCCTCTTTCAGAGCGATAACTTCAAGCGGATGATTGAGGCGGTTCGGGAACATTATGATTATGTCTTGATTGATACACCACCGATTGGCAAGGTCGTTGATGCGGCTATCATCGCTCAGGATTGTGATGCCTCTATCATGATTACTGAGGCTGGGGTCATTCGTCGCCGCTTCATTCGGAAAGCCATTGAGCAGATGGAAAAGAGTGGGGCTCAATTCTTGGGCGTTATCCTTAATAAGGTTGATGAGAAATCGGAAAACTACGGCAACTATGGTAGTTACGGTAGCTATGGTGATTACGGCAAGCCATCGTCCAAAGATAAAAGCGAACACACGAGTCACCTGCGTCGTGCTAAATAA